One Bythopirellula goksoeyrii genomic window, AAGCGTCGCCGGGCTATTACACTCAAGAACCTCCGATCTATTCTTGCTCTTTCTGATGAGAGTTCCATACGAGTAGGTAAGCGTTCTTTCTATTCAAATATTTTGGTAATAATAGAAAGTATTTGTATGCATAGACTCTTGAGGAGATCCTATAAGAGTACGCGCATGGATGTTTCAGATGAGGCTCAGCGTCTTATTCATAAATGTCAATCTGGCGAAATTCCGCTCACAATAGCCATCTCTTCTCACTATGGTGTTTGGGAGTATGTAGGGGCATGGTTAGCTTCCGTGGTTTCACCTACGAAAACAATCGTTGCTTCAAAACTTCCTAAAAACAGAGTTGTTGCTGATCACTTGAAGAACATTCGTACTGAATATGGTCTTCATCTTTTTGATAAGAAAGAGGTAACACGAGAGGTCCTTAATGCACATAAAGGCTCGTTGCCGCCACATCTTTGTATGTTACTTTGCGATCAACATGAAGGGAATGGCTTAAAGGTTCCGTTTCTAGGCAAGAAGTGTTGCACCACGAATGTTCCTGCAAGACTCATCCACAAGTATAAACTGCCCGCACTAATAGGTATTGCCCGACGCGAGAAACTAGGGAGTTACTACATTTCAATCGATGTACTGCCACTTTCTGGGCTAGAGCTACTGTATGACAGTGAAGCGTATAAAGAGATTACTCTTCGTATCAATACCATTCTTAGTTCATATATTAGAGAAGCTCCATCTCAGTGGATATGGATGCATAGAAGGTGGCGTGAATGTTGCGGCGAAGACTAACGAGAGGATTAGTAAACAGTCAGGTATTTTTGATATTTTGATGGGGGACATAATGATAAAAGAATTACTTTTGGTTTTGGCAGGCATAACTTGCACATGCTGTAGCGCTGTATATGCTGCTCCAAAGAAGGTACATACTATAAATGAGCTTATAGACCGCACGATTTCAGAAAGTCCACTGATACAAGCTCAATCTGCACAACTTAAGGCGGCGGACGCGAGAGTACTACAATCAACCCTACTCCCAAATCCACAGGCGGCAGTTGAACTTGAAAACTTTGGTGGAGATCTCAATGGCACTCGTCTATCAGAGACTACATATACTCTTAGCCAACCAATTTTACTCGGCGGTAAGATTTCATCCCGAACAAATGCCTCAAATGTAGCCGCGAAAGTTGTTAAGATGCAAGCACAACAGCTTGGTAACAAAGTACTATCACAGTTAGTTACTTCATTTGCAGCTGTGCAGCGAGATAAGGAATTTTTATCTATAGCGGAACAGGATACAACTATAGCGACTGAGGTTCTTTCAGCTGCTAAAACAAAGCTTAAGTTTGGCGGTGTCCTCAAAGGTGAAGTAACAAGGGCGAAAGTGGGACTGGAAAACAGAATGATAGCCCTACGGCTTGCATCTTCAGAGCTAATTGTCAGCAAGACTCAACTCGTTGCGTTTTGGATGGGCAACTTAGCTGAATTCGGCGATGTTCCTGAGCAGAGCTGGAACTCTTCTGAAAAAGCCTTTGATAGCCTGGATATCGATGAATTCCCGGTCGTAATGCTTCAAAAATTGCAACTTATTGCGGCGAAAGCGAATCATGCTCTTGCGAGAGTAAATCGAATTCCTGATCTTACCGCACAGGCAGGTGTAAGACAATTCGAAGAGACTGATGATACAACTTTCGTAGCCATGCTTTCTATTCCTATACCACTCTTTAATACTAATCAGGGAAATATTCTGGCTGCAAAGCACTCGATAAGAGCTGCGGAGCAACTCTATCGAAACACCAAAATTAATATTCAAGCTCAATTTGATTCTCTAATACAACGACGTAAGGCGCTCATCCCTCAGTATAAACAGCTAAAGACGGTACTTCTCTCTGAGAGTAACAAAGCACTCAAACAGATGAAGGAAGCTTATTCAGCAGGTCGAGTTGGATATCTAGACCTGGCCGATGCACAGCGCGCTTATTTTGACGTAAAAACACAACTCGCTATAACAATTTTCACTCTTAATAAAACGGAAGCCGAACTCGGCGCACTATCAGGAACTTTTATGAAAAATATTAACGGAGATATGAATAATGAATAAACACTTTCCCCTAAAGGCTATTGCTTTAGCTATTTTTACTCTCGTTCAACTTGCATTAGTCAACGCTGAGCCTCATGGTGACCACGAAGCTCATGCCACAGATGATAAACACGAAGAAAGTAGTGGAAAAAATGAAGAATCAGATGACGGTCACGACCATGGAGAATCAAGTGGTGATGAGGGCCATAATGAAAATTTTGTGGAGCTATCGCCAGACAGGGCAAAGAAAGCAGGGTTACAGATTGTTTCGGCTGGACCAGCTCAATTGCAGGATTCTCTAAAGCTATACGGCGAAACCACTATAAATAGCAACAACATAATCCATGTCGTACCTCGTTTTGCTGGAACGATACAGAAAGTCAATAAAGAACTGGGATCGCCAGTAAAGGCTGGCGAGCTATTGGCGACCATACAGAGCAATGAAAGCCTCTCTCCATATGATATTAAGGCGGAACTTGACGGTGTTGTTATTAGCAAAGATGCAACAAGAGGCGAGTTTGTAAATGAAGAAAGTGAGATATTTGTTATTGCTAGTTTGAAGGACATTTGGGTCAATGTTGCCATTTTTCCAAAAGATCTAAAGCGTGTTCGAGTAGGTACATCTGTGCGCGTTACCTCCAAGGCAATAAATCTTATGCAATTGGGTGAGATAGGCTACATTCGCCCTACGTTAACTGAAGCTACTCGGACTGCTCTTGCCAGAATTGAACTCGACAACGAATCATTTAACTGGCTTCCTGGTATGTTTGTTGAGGTCGAAGCACTCTTAGATTCTGAAAATGTTTCGCTTGCAGTTCCGAACAGCTCGATACTATTAGTCGAAAACAAGCAGAGCGTCTTTGTAAATGGTAAGTCTGAGGATGGAGAACTCGGCTTTGAAGTACGTCATGTGCAAGTTGGAAGAACGGATGGAACTACCAGCGAGATACTTTCTGGTTTGAAAGCGGGAGACAAAATTGCAGCAGGTCGAACGTTTATCTTAAAAGCAGAGCTTGGGAAAGGGGCTGCAGAACATAGTCATTAAGGAGCGGAACGTGATAAGTAAACTGATTCAATTTTCAATTCGAAACCGCATGCTCATTGTGCTCGCTACCTTTGGTATGGGAGCACTTGGAATATATAATTTCACCCGCCTGCCAATCGATGCTGTGCCAGATATTACTAACGTCCAGGTACAGATTAATACCTCTGTGCCCGCTCTTTCTCCAGTAGAGATTGAGAAGCGAATTACCTTTCCAATTGAGACGGCTATGAGTGGGCTTCCATTCCTTAGTGAATTACGCTCAATCTCGCGCTATGGACTCTCACAGGTTACAGTGGTGTTTGATGACAATGCAGACCTATTTTTAGTTCGACAACTGGTAGGGGAGCGACTAGTAGAGGCTAAAGAAGCACTTCCTCAAGGGATGGGCGAGCCCGCAATGGGACCAATCAGTACTGGCCTTGGCGAGATATTTATGTGGGCAGTTGAAGTGCTGCCGGGAGCAGTTAAGCCGGATGGCTCAGAATATACATCGATGGATCTAAGGACAATCCAAGATTGGATTATTCGTCCACAGCTACTCAATGTTCCGGGTGTCACAGAAGTGAATTCAATAGGGGGCTTTGCTAAACAATTTCATGTAACACCCTATCCCCAAAAGCTAGTTGCTTATGGACTTACCTTTCAAGATGTGCTCGAAGCTCTTGAGAAAAACAACTCTTTTGCTGGAGGAGGTTACATAGAACATCAGGGCGAACAGTATATTGTTCGAACCAGCGGTTTAGTTAAGGACGTAGAGGGATTGCGAAATGTTCGCATACTCACCCGAGATGGAACGCCTTTGTTTATAAAGGATGTGGCTCGGGTTGATCTAGGTAAAGAGCTTCGAACTGGCGCGGCAACACTTAATGGTGAAGAAGCAGTGGTCGGCACGACCATGATGCTCATAGGTGAGAACAGTCGTACAGTTGCACATGCGGTGGCTGCGCAAATGGAAACAATTAATACCACATTGCCTGAAGGTGTAGTCGCAAGAACGCTCTATAACCGCACGAGCCTTGTGGATGCAACCATTCACACCGTTCAAAAAAACTTGGTCGAGGGAGCGCTCTTAGTCATAGTTATTTTGTTTTGTATTTTAGGAAACTTTAAAGTCGCCCTTATTGTTGCCCTCGCCATCCCGCTATCGATGCTTTTTGCAGTTACTGGGATGGTAAATAACAGAATTAGTGGGAACCTCTTGAGTCTAGGGGCTATCGATTTCGGCATTATAGTGGATGGCTCTGTTGTTATGGCGGAAAATATTATTAGGCGCTTTGCGGAGAGGCAGCACAGTCTTCGCCGAACGCTTACGAGATCGGAACGCTTTGAAGAGACCTTTGCCGCAGCTAAAGAAGTGGCCAGCCCTGTGCTTTCTGGCGTCGGCATTATAATGATAGTTTACCTTCCGATTTTAACGCTTACGGGCGTCGAAGGAAAGATGTTCGTCCCTATGGCGAAAGTCGTCTTACTTGCGCTATTTGGCGCGCTGGTTCTGTCTTTTACTTTTGTCCCTGCGATGATAGCTATTTTTCTCACGGGCAAGGTAAGTGAAGAAGAAGGAGCTATCGTTGGATTTCTCAAGCGACACTATAAATCAGCGCTAAGTTTTAGCCTTCGTCAAAGAACTCTTGTAGGAGTACTGGCCGCTACAATTTTGATAACATCAGTACTTCTCGGCAGAAGCCTCGGCAGCGAATTTGTCCCTTCACTTGATGAACACGATCTTGCTGTCCAGGCACTTCGTATTCCCGCTACGTCTCTAAGTGAATCGATTAAGATGCAAAAGGAAGTAGAAAAGGCACTTTTAAAATTTCCAGAAGTAGAACTGACATTTGCTCGTATTGGAACGGCAGAGGTTGCAACTGACCCTATGCCACCGAATATAGCCGATGGTTATGTGATTATAAAACCGAGAAGTGAATGGCCCAATCCCTCAAAGTCAAAATCAGATCTTATCGCTGAGATTGAAGAGGTTCTGGAGGAAATTCCAGGAAATGCTTACGAATTTTCTCAACCAATCGAACTCAGATTTAATGAGCTTATTTCGGGTGTGAGAAGTGATGTTGCTGTAAAGATATTTGGTGACGATCTGGACGTGCTCTTAGAAAAGGCAACGGAGGTAAGCTCCCTTTTAAACAAGGTCGAAGGGGCCAGTGACGTGAAGGTGGAGCAGGTTAGTGGGCTTCCTTCCCTATTTATCGACATTAATAATCAGGCGATTGCCCGTTATGGCTTGGATGTAGTGGACGTTCAAAATGTAGTTGCTATGGCACTAGGAGGAAAAGAGGCAGGACTTATCTTTGAAGGGGATCAACGCTTTGATATTGTTGTACGTTTACCTGAAGAAATGCGGCAAAACATTAATTTGATAGGGCAACTCCCAATCCCACTGAAAGTCGAGAGTGCGCCTGAGAGTCAAAAGCATTCTCATAGCCAAGACTATTCACCAAGTATTGTGCCGTTAAACGAAGTTGCTACAGTCTCGATTGTGGAAGGGGCGAATCAAGTAAGCCGAGAAAATGCAAAACGGCGAATCGTTGCTCAAGCTAACATTCGAGGACGTGATATGGGCTCTTTTGTAGAAGAAGCTACTGAGCTCATAGAAAAAAATATTAAATTACCTGCCGGGTATTGGTATAAGTGGGGTGGACAGTTTGAGAATCTCGCTCGTGCTAAAACGAGACTTAAAATTGTAGTTCCTGTTGCACTACTCTTAATTTTTATTATTCTTTTTTCTACCTTTAATTCTATCCGAAACACTTTGGTCATTTTTTCTGGAATTCCATTTGCGCTCACTGGAGGTGTAATGGCGCTTGTCATAAGAGGAATTCCATTTTCCATTTCTGCCGGAGTAGGTTTCATAGCGCTTTCAGGAGTTGCCGTACTTAATGGTGTTGTTATGGTGAGTTTTATTCGCCAATTGATAGATGATGGCATGGATATTGAACAAGCAGTAACTCAAGGGGCCTTAACGCGACTTAGGCCTGTCATTATGACGGCTCTTGTAGCCTCCATAGGCTTTATTCCCATGGCGATTGCTACTGGAACAGGTTCAGAAGTGCAAAGACCTCTAGCAACGGTGGTGATAGGTGGAATTATCTCATCGACCGTTCTCACCTTGTTAGTTTTACCGATGTTATTCTCTGTATTTTACAGGGATGAAAAGGATATAAAAATTTAGCAGCACGTTTCAAAGTCCCTGCCACAAGGAACGCGACCATGCCCAGGCTCATCCATAGGTTTTGACGAATTATGTTGCGTGTCGCGCGGCTCACCAACTTGCTGATTATCGCCCGAGATCATAATCATTCGCTTAACACCGAGTTCTCTCAGTCGCGAAATTGTCCGCTTGGCCGCTTCACGCGGTGTATTTATCTCGTATCAAACGATTCACAACTGGCCGGAAACTGAAGGAAATCAACTACGGAATCACTTCCTGCGGAGTCCTCTGACTTGCTCTGTTGCGGTCGAGTTCGAGCAGGAGATAGGCTCCCCCGCTCGTAATGAACTCCAAGGGAAGCAACCACGAGGATGCTTTCCGCAACTCCTCTGGCATTTCACTATCTCAAATCTTCATTATCTCCACTCTTTAAGAGAACAAAATGCTTTTGCTGAGGGGTTGCTAACAAAGCCAAAATCCCTATTTCACTTGACTTATCATTTATTGCTCGTTGATAGTCCGCAAGACTAGTCACAGTCGTCTTGTCAACTCGCATGATAATCATACCGGCACTGACTCCCTCCTTCGCAGCCACTCCTTGGGGAAAGACATAAGTAACGACTATTCCTTCTAGATCATCACTATATCCAAGTTTCTCAGTTTCTACTGAAGCGAGCTCATCGACCACCAATCCATACATGGTATCGACAAACCCGTTTGACGTCTGATGTGGTGTGTTCTGCTGGGGAGCACTATGGTTATTGACATCAAGAAGTTCTGGAATGAATTTTATCTTGAGGATTGAACCGTCTCGGAAAACTTCCAATGATAAAGGTATTTGGGGAGTTGCTTTCTCAATTGCCCTGACAATATCACGACTATTTCGAATCGGCACATCACACATGCGAGTCACCACATCGCCGACTTGCATTCCTGCCCTTGCCACCGCAGAGTGAGGCTTGACGGCACACACCAACAGGCCTTCGTTATGGTTAAGGCCAAGATACTCCGCTACCCTGGATTCTATAGGTTCGGTGTCAAAACCAAGCTGAGCATGAGTAACCTTACCATCTTCGATCAGTCGTTGGGCAATCTGTTTGGCCGTATTGATTGGAATGGCCAACCCTATGCCTTGAAATCCCTCGTGGCTACCGTAACCCCCTTCGCTAATCCCCACGACTTGCCCCTGAAGATTAATAATAGGACCTCCAGAGTTCCCTGGATTGCTAGCAGCGTCGGTTTGCAGCAAGGGCGTTCGAGGAGCTGTTGGTAAGAGTCGATCCGTTGCACTGATGATGCCTGTACTGACAGATAGTCCCAATTCATAGGGATTACCAATAGAAACTACCCAGTCTCCAATTTCCAGGTTATCGGAGTTGCCGAGTTGCGCTACTGTTAAGGAATCGTCCTTAGGAATTTGAATGACTGCCAAATCGGTTACGGGATCGGAAAATACTTTAAGCGATTCATATTTACGACCATCCGACAATCGCACAAAGATAGTCTCTGCCGAATCAACGACATGATTACACGTGAGTATGAAGCCTCGATGGTCAATGATCAGCCCAGTTCCCGAACCATCTTGAGGGATGAAGGTCGATCCCAAAGACTCAGAAGCGTTCTCTGTTGCAAACGATTTCTCAGGATGATTGGAAAGGGAGCGCCAATTGGGGAGATTTCGAGGTCCGCGTAAAACCTCAATCGTCACGACAGCGGGAAGCACGGACTGAACTGTCTGGCGAAAACAGTCGCTTAATATTTGTGGGTGCTGTGAAAATTGTTGTGATCCTAATGACGTTTGACCAGGAGCATCTCCTGTAAAGAGTGCACACGCAAGCATGCTCGCAAGTGATAAACACACCTTGGGATTTGTTAAGCAACGCATGAGTTCGATTCTCCAGAAGATTGTATTAGTAGCGCGCACGTTGCATGCCCAAAAGAACTCTGATTTTGACCTGCCAAAATGCTGTTTTCACATAACCGATTTAAAATCCGTATATCGCGAATGCAGTGATGGCCAGTCGATAATCACCCTCCCGCCTGAGTGCTCATGCTGTTTTTTCCAGGTCATCAATAATTCCAGGCAAGCGTGATCAATATAATTGAGATGTTCGAAGCCTCGGAGATGCTGATTGGCAGGAGTGTCTTCTGTACCGCGTTCTTCAACGTGGAAGACCGTGAGCGTAGCTTCCCGGCCGCCTTCCACATGCGTTGATCGCTCATAATAAAAGACTCCTAAGGGTGGAAGACCATCAATCGTAACTTCTCGTGGGTCTCATTGTCTATGATGCAGTACATTCTATCAGGAGAACTGCAAAGTCATTTTTTCACACCGCTATCAGTGATTCGGCAGCGGTGCTTGCAGGACTTATTCCTCGTCTGTCTCTGATAGTGACGTGGTCACCTGACAGCTTGCAAGCTGTGCCAAAGGGCAAGAAAACGGACTTTGCAGTTCTCCTGTACATTCTATAGCACAACTCCGCTACCCCATACCAATGGGTCCGGTATTCCTTCATCATCAATGAGCTGACGAATATCGATCTCGATGCTTCGGCTTAGGTCTGTAATCGGGACGTCGTTAGGGCCACCCTCAAACGGATTCTCTGAATGCTCGCCGACGATTTCCAACGCATAAAACACCCAAGAAACGGTGGCGCTGAAAGGAATCGAAAACCAGACGAAATGTTTGCCCATAAAGACCCATAAAGCGTGAAGCCCAGCCCTCGCAGATTCATGCGCAGGATGTTCTGAAATAATGTGATCACCAATCTTCTCAAATTCCTCCATCACGCCATACGGT contains:
- a CDS encoding lysophospholipid acyltransferase family protein, with the protein product MDNESLMLSTSFEKAKYSLAAFALNFVTVSLRILPLKVLDHFSYGISAVLWSTNKRRRAITLKNLRSILALSDESSIRVGKRSFYSNILVIIESICMHRLLRRSYKSTRMDVSDEAQRLIHKCQSGEIPLTIAISSHYGVWEYVGAWLASVVSPTKTIVASKLPKNRVVADHLKNIRTEYGLHLFDKKEVTREVLNAHKGSLPPHLCMLLCDQHEGNGLKVPFLGKKCCTTNVPARLIHKYKLPALIGIARREKLGSYYISIDVLPLSGLELLYDSEAYKEITLRINTILSSYIREAPSQWIWMHRRWRECCGED
- a CDS encoding TolC family protein, with translation MNVAAKTNERISKQSGIFDILMGDIMIKELLLVLAGITCTCCSAVYAAPKKVHTINELIDRTISESPLIQAQSAQLKAADARVLQSTLLPNPQAAVELENFGGDLNGTRLSETTYTLSQPILLGGKISSRTNASNVAAKVVKMQAQQLGNKVLSQLVTSFAAVQRDKEFLSIAEQDTTIATEVLSAAKTKLKFGGVLKGEVTRAKVGLENRMIALRLASSELIVSKTQLVAFWMGNLAEFGDVPEQSWNSSEKAFDSLDIDEFPVVMLQKLQLIAAKANHALARVNRIPDLTAQAGVRQFEETDDTTFVAMLSIPIPLFNTNQGNILAAKHSIRAAEQLYRNTKINIQAQFDSLIQRRKALIPQYKQLKTVLLSESNKALKQMKEAYSAGRVGYLDLADAQRAYFDVKTQLAITIFTLNKTEAELGALSGTFMKNINGDMNNE
- a CDS encoding efflux RND transporter periplasmic adaptor subunit; the encoded protein is MNKHFPLKAIALAIFTLVQLALVNAEPHGDHEAHATDDKHEESSGKNEESDDGHDHGESSGDEGHNENFVELSPDRAKKAGLQIVSAGPAQLQDSLKLYGETTINSNNIIHVVPRFAGTIQKVNKELGSPVKAGELLATIQSNESLSPYDIKAELDGVVISKDATRGEFVNEESEIFVIASLKDIWVNVAIFPKDLKRVRVGTSVRVTSKAINLMQLGEIGYIRPTLTEATRTALARIELDNESFNWLPGMFVEVEALLDSENVSLAVPNSSILLVENKQSVFVNGKSEDGELGFEVRHVQVGRTDGTTSEILSGLKAGDKIAAGRTFILKAELGKGAAEHSH
- a CDS encoding efflux RND transporter permease subunit; protein product: MISKLIQFSIRNRMLIVLATFGMGALGIYNFTRLPIDAVPDITNVQVQINTSVPALSPVEIEKRITFPIETAMSGLPFLSELRSISRYGLSQVTVVFDDNADLFLVRQLVGERLVEAKEALPQGMGEPAMGPISTGLGEIFMWAVEVLPGAVKPDGSEYTSMDLRTIQDWIIRPQLLNVPGVTEVNSIGGFAKQFHVTPYPQKLVAYGLTFQDVLEALEKNNSFAGGGYIEHQGEQYIVRTSGLVKDVEGLRNVRILTRDGTPLFIKDVARVDLGKELRTGAATLNGEEAVVGTTMMLIGENSRTVAHAVAAQMETINTTLPEGVVARTLYNRTSLVDATIHTVQKNLVEGALLVIVILFCILGNFKVALIVALAIPLSMLFAVTGMVNNRISGNLLSLGAIDFGIIVDGSVVMAENIIRRFAERQHSLRRTLTRSERFEETFAAAKEVASPVLSGVGIIMIVYLPILTLTGVEGKMFVPMAKVVLLALFGALVLSFTFVPAMIAIFLTGKVSEEEGAIVGFLKRHYKSALSFSLRQRTLVGVLAATILITSVLLGRSLGSEFVPSLDEHDLAVQALRIPATSLSESIKMQKEVEKALLKFPEVELTFARIGTAEVATDPMPPNIADGYVIIKPRSEWPNPSKSKSDLIAEIEEVLEEIPGNAYEFSQPIELRFNELISGVRSDVAVKIFGDDLDVLLEKATEVSSLLNKVEGASDVKVEQVSGLPSLFIDINNQAIARYGLDVVDVQNVVAMALGGKEAGLIFEGDQRFDIVVRLPEEMRQNINLIGQLPIPLKVESAPESQKHSHSQDYSPSIVPLNEVATVSIVEGANQVSRENAKRRIVAQANIRGRDMGSFVEEATELIEKNIKLPAGYWYKWGGQFENLARAKTRLKIVVPVALLLIFIILFSTFNSIRNTLVIFSGIPFALTGGVMALVIRGIPFSISAGVGFIALSGVAVLNGVVMVSFIRQLIDDGMDIEQAVTQGALTRLRPVIMTALVASIGFIPMAIATGTGSEVQRPLATVVIGGIISSTVLTLLVLPMLFSVFYRDEKDIKI
- a CDS encoding trypsin-like peptidase domain-containing protein, which encodes MLPAVVTIEVLRGPRNLPNWRSLSNHPEKSFATENASESLGSTFIPQDGSGTGLIIDHRGFILTCNHVVDSAETIFVRLSDGRKYESLKVFSDPVTDLAVIQIPKDDSLTVAQLGNSDNLEIGDWVVSIGNPYELGLSVSTGIISATDRLLPTAPRTPLLQTDAASNPGNSGGPIINLQGQVVGISEGGYGSHEGFQGIGLAIPINTAKQIAQRLIEDGKVTHAQLGFDTEPIESRVAEYLGLNHNEGLLVCAVKPHSAVARAGMQVGDVVTRMCDVPIRNSRDIVRAIEKATPQIPLSLEVFRDGSILKIKFIPELLDVNNHSAPQQNTPHQTSNGFVDTMYGLVVDELASVETEKLGYSDDLEGIVVTYVFPQGVAAKEGVSAGMIIMRVDKTTVTSLADYQRAINDKSSEIGILALLATPQQKHFVLLKSGDNEDLR